The DNA region cttcgtTTTGGAAAATGGtgtttttttggggggaaaacgGCAAaccattttgtttaaaaaataaacccaaGAGTCTTTACACAACTTTTCAAAGAAATTGGAAACACACCGTTTTCAACCAAACAAACAACACACAAATCAAAACAATGATGGTTTGAGcaaaattttgataaacaaCTAAGCAATCCTTTGTTTATCACTTTCCACCCCACATTGCAAAAGGGCCAATTTTAAAAGGTGTTCTGAACTCATTTCCACTTGTAGACCAGTGTAAGTCCGCCTTTCCAAGTTTTCTCTTCACTTCTTCTAACTCTTGAGAAAGCCTTAACATTCTTTTGCATCTATATATCTCATAGATCATAGCCCCAAAATACATTTGTATATACTGGAGAAAAAGCTTTTAACTTTGGTATATTGCACAATCCGTTCTTTAATCTCTTTCCACTCCATTGAATACCATTGGTGTAGAGAGGGTTATGTCAGCTTCGATCGCTGGTTGTTGGGAGGCTTGGATAGAATTGTGTAGATCTCTTGGTTGGGAAAAAGATTGTTTTACATTACGGCGGTTTTCTGGTGGATCGTCTGGCTGGAAAGTAACAGGAGAAGATTTCAAAACAAATGTCATCCGAACAGGCTGCTTCGGAATGCTATCTTGATGACCTTGGCGGAAATCTGCAAGGGGGATCATAATGTTTCAGTCGAGGAATTAATTGGGCTCCAGGAAGATATCAGGGATCGTTACGATGATATTTTTGCCAATCGTTTCCTTCTCATTCTTCCTTTAGACAGCATAGTGTTATGATTGTCCAAGCTCTTTTGGATGGTATTTCAGCCTTTGAGCTCCCTGGCACCTTAAGTTGTttgtcctattttttttttggatctCCAACATGCTTTTCATTGACTTCAAACACCTATTTATTCATAATGCattgaccttttaaaaaaataatgattttttgtAAACAAACCATTTCCACCAATTTACTTTCATGCCACTGCTTCTAATTAAATCCCATACTTGGTTAGGTTAGTGTGAAAGGAGTTTTCATTGTCAACTTTCCACTACCAAGTGTCCACCCTTCCTCTATTAGTCACCAGGCTCATCACTTCACCCAAAACCCTTTGTACCTTCACTAGTTGCTTGAAGTATCGTGTCATTCCCCACTCTCACCTAAACAACTTTAGCTTCCCGACATCTGTACCTCAAATTAAGGTCCTTGAATTcaggtttgagaatgagaggGGACTATTCAAGTCACGGGTCATGCCACAATAGAGTCCCCAAACCATTCCCAAGCTTGAACTCAATATGCTTCCAAGCCAAGCTTCTAAGATTAAGCAACTTCATATGAGACAATGCAATGCTTGCTTTAACGGGGCACATGTCCATAAGCTCCTTCCTTCAATGATTGTATCCACCAACCAATTCATTGGCAGTTTTTCAGCCAGGTCGAGATACAAAAGTGTTCCCATATGAAGCCAATCTATTTCAATTTTAACACATAGTGTTGTGATTTTTTGTCTATCCTAGTTAACCCCTTCATATTTTAACCACATATATACCAATAAAGCAATTAGAAAAAATTGATAGTTAAGACATCAAAATAGAGAGGGGTGCCCCTCTCATTTCCAAGAAAacataaagaaagaaagaatgaaagaaagaaatatatttttgaaatactTTAAACCGTGCATATGAGATGAGTGGCACGGGCACCTCAACCCTATAGCTAATAACACACATAGCTATAGAGAGTACCTCAAGCATATACAACTCAAGGGGTTTTAATACCTTAGAAATTCAAGATTGGGGCAACCTTCTCCAATCGCTATGACTCCCTCATCAGTGATACGCACACACCTGTTGAAATATTTGTAAGTGTCGCATGAGTGTAAGTTAATATTACTAGCCTTGTGTGGTTCCTATAATCAAACATGAGTTATATGTTTTACCATGTCAAATTGAGAGAGACCACATTCCTGCACTTGGCAATACAAAGGAGTCCCTCATCAGTTAGATTCTAGCATCCATTTCCCTAAAAAGTCAGTGTCCAGCCAAGTGATGGAAATGATATGCCTAACTTTACATATAAGGAAGTAGAAAATATACCTGAGCACCACATAGATCCAAGAATCCAAGTTGGGTTAATGAAGATAGAACTTTATAAGAATCATCAGTAAAGCTGTAAGAGGAgccaaattttatattaatacaaaagGATAGAAGTTCGTTTTGCGTGTCAGGCTTGTTTTGTTTCATGTACTTCTATCACTTTCTAAATTGCATATCAAAACATTAACGGAATTAACCAAAAATTGACGATGAGAAGTAATCTGAATAACTTTCAAAAGTCCAGAAAGCAAAATTTGTTTGTCGCAAGTTTGATCCATGCTCAGGAAGCAAAATAAGTTTGAAACAATACAAAACTTCTAGGAAGTAGAATCATGTGTCCTCTCTATAGGTAGAATTTCTAATATACATAAATACCTCGAAAGCGCATAGAGATTCAGGCTGCGAAGAGAACGACACTTTAGCAATATGTAGCGTAAGCCATCATCTGTTAGCTTTATGCACCTGAAAGTAAGGGGAGGGTGGTTCTATAACAAACAAGTGTTTTGTAATATTCCAAAAGTTTAATCAATGAAATATACCGAGTGAGATTCAAATGTTCCAAATTACTGTAGTTGTCAGCAATAATTTTCATGCCTTTGTCCGTTATGTTCTGTAAATTCAATTAGGTCTAATAGTTCATAAGAAGTTGCAAAAAGCACACTCATGAGAGAACttatagaaagaaagaaaaaaaacgtaAACCTTGCATCCACTCAAGTTCAAATCAACTATGCGTTTGCAGCTCTTCACCAAAAGCTTTATGGATTGATCTGTAACCCTGAATATATCCCAAACTTAACAAGAactaatagaaaaaatatatatatagtttcatGTTTTAATTGAGTTTCTATATTATAGATTTCTTAAGTGTGCCATTAAGGTACCTCAAATTCCAGTAGAtggaaaataatttcaaatttggaCATGCAGCTGTGATAGCTTGGATTCCCTTGTCAGATATCTTTTGACAGCCATTCAGATTTATAAGCTCCAGACTTCCAAGAAAATCTGAGTACTGCACATTTGAAGCCAATTATATTGCTTAAGAAGATATCATATTTGAAGCCATTCAGtgattatcaaattaatatgtTGTGACTGGCCAAATCATGGGCATACAATGATACTCATTAACAAGATGGAAGATTGATCAAGTAGGCATATCCATTATAAACTACCTTGCTTCTAAGGATATCAAGATGCGTGTCTTCAATATCTTGACCAAATTCAAGGATGATTTGTTTCACATTTCTGTACCTTTGCTGTAAAATTCAAAACACATCAAATGAAGTGAAATAACCCATCTGCCTGAAGGGAActtcatatttttctttctagTATTCTTAATGCCCAGATAGGTTAATTCAGGAGGACAAAAGAAATGTGATCATATCGTACACAAAGGATAGAATCTTTCTAAGGACAGACCAGAGATAAAGCAGAGACGAGTCGATCACCAGCATTGGTCATTTCATGAAAATCAAGAACCTAGtacaaaatattaagaatttagCATCAACACACACCACAGTGATAATAATTTTAGAGGTATTCTCCTTGAGAAAATAGAGTGATAATTCGGGAAAGTATTAAAGAAGTGCAAATACCAGCCAAAGAGAGGAATAAGAAATGAGAGTGCGATGAATCGAGGGGCTGACGAGTAGAAGAGAGATGAGATCTCTTTGAGACAGCCTCGTACTAACAATCTTGAGAACTCTGGGTACTGTTTCGCGGTTCCAAGCGTATTGTTTGTCTTCCTCTACCTGTGTCTCAtctctctcttcttccattTCGTGTAGCTCGGTCATTGTTCTTTCTTACCGTGAGTCGTGAGAGATCAGACCTAAATATTCGGATGCTTAGAAGGtgggaaatttgacaaaatgaccCCGGTAAtggccggtttttggaaaatTATCTAGGCCTTGTAATGTTTacctaaatgatttttttttttttttacatttacaAAGTCTAAAATAGCCTTTAAGTCACGCGAACTATGTATTCTCGTCACACGAAGAGATAGTTTatgaaatctatatatataaaatgatgtttaatttttaaagtgtacggatcgtcgggtcgagaactatggttaatttggatatatatgtgagagtaaataaatatttgggtcggattaagagttgacccgcccataaatttaaaacggttaaaaataaaattataaatgttatacgtatatttcgaacttacaacctaataaaagaaatataactttttaaccaactaggctaataaaataagactttatattttaaattcaataccaaatttaatgaacgcggaacgttttaacaatataagttcaactttttaactaactaatttatatatataatgatgcttaattttcaaagtttccggattgccgggtcgagagttgtggttaatttggatatatatgtgagagtaaatagatatttgggtcagattatgggttgacccgtccataaacttaaaacagttacaaataaaattaaaaatgttatatgtatgtttcaaatttgtaacctaacaaaacaagtacaacccttaaccaactaggctaataagactttatattttaaattcaacaccaaatttgataaacgcgggacattttaacaaatataagttcaaatttttaactaactaatctatatatatatatataatgcttaattttcaaagtgtccggattgccgagtcgagagttgtggttaatttgaatatatatatgagagtaaatggatattttgatcggattgtggtttgaccctcccataaacataaaacggttaaaaataaaattaagaatgttACAGctatgtttcaaacttacaacccaacaaaacaagtacaattttttaatgaactaggctaataagactttatattttaaattcaacaccaaatttgatgaacgcgggacgttttaacaatataaattcaactttttaactaactaatatatatatataatgatgtttaattttcaaagtgttcggattgttgtgtcgagagttgtggttaatttgaatatatatgtgagagtaaattaaaattgttatcacattttaatCGTAATTTTTTTCTCGGTTTATTtatcattactcgtgcaaatgcacgagctACATGCTAGTGTTCATAATGtccttaatatttaatatattttccattatttttttgCCCTCTTCTTCCTcgttctctctctcttcttgGTATTCTCCCTTTCTCTCTAAACATAAACCTAAACTTAAACCGTAAGAAACTCTCTcttcctaaaccctaaaccgtAAACGGTGAACACAACGACACACAACGTCAATTTTCAGGagagatatatgtatatattagtCAGTTTAGTGCTGAGATCTGATAAATCTATTTGTATAGTGCTTGTGATggttcaaaattttgatatagtTCTGGTTTGTTTTCAGTGGAGAAGAGAGGTTGCTTTGCGGGTTACGGGGTAGCTATACAAATGAATATATCTGCAGA from Impatiens glandulifera chromosome 5, dImpGla2.1, whole genome shotgun sequence includes:
- the LOC124938304 gene encoding F-box protein At3g58530; this encodes MTELHEMEEERDETQVEEDKQYAWNRETVPRVLKIVSTRLSQRDLISLLLVSPSIHRTLISYSSLWLVLDFHEMTNAGDRLVSALSLQRYRNVKQIILEFGQDIEDTHLDILRSKYSDFLGSLELINLNGCQKISDKGIQAITAACPNLKLFSIYWNLRVTDQSIKLLVKSCKRIVDLNLSGCKNITDKGMKIIADNYSNLEHLNLTRCIKLTDDGLRYILLKCRSLRSLNLYALSSFTDDSYKVLSSLTQLGFLDLCGAQNLTDEGLLCIAKCRNVVSLNLTWCVRITDEGVIAIGEGCPNLEFLSLFGIVGVTDKCLVALSLSCSNTLTTLDVNGCVGIKKRSREDLLQLFPHLICFKVHS